Proteins encoded together in one Lathyrus oleraceus cultivar Zhongwan6 chromosome 5, CAAS_Psat_ZW6_1.0, whole genome shotgun sequence window:
- the LOC127082583 gene encoding uncharacterized protein LOC127082583, with protein sequence MQGDRKMQGAGDVQGAGGIGDMQNTSSGQHTPIANDPSQPNQQTTTAHNLPPTGLKKRRLDENGNIKRSEVWDHFNLIPDSDPPITECKYCHKMYMHDSKKHGRSNLKSHMKTCLKYALNVSIDPTQRILLYSTTKGNMLVPLSSRFNHVVCINGFM encoded by the exons ATGCAAGGAGATAGAAAAATGCAAGGAGCAGGAGATGTGCAAGGAGCTGGAGGAATTGGAGATATGCAAAATACCT CAAGTGGGCAACACACACCAATTGCCAATGATCCTTCTCAACCAAATCAACAAACTACAACAGCACACAATCTTCCACCAACTGGCCTAAAGAAAAGAAGACTTGATGAAAATGGTAACATAAAGAGATCTGAGGTATGGGATCACTTTAACCTTATTCCTGATAGTGACCCCCCAATTACTGAATGTAAGTACTGCCacaaaatgtatatgcatgaCTCTAAGAAACATGGAAGATCAAACTTAAAGAGTCACATGAAAACATGCCTCAAGTATGCATTGAACGTGTCTATCGACCCTACCCAAAGAATCTTGTTATATTCAACAACTAAGGGAAATATGTTGGTTCCATTAAGTTCTAGGTTTAACCATGTAGTTTGCATAAATGGATTCATGTAG